Proteins encoded together in one Kutzneria kofuensis window:
- a CDS encoding cobalamin biosynthesis protein has product MIGLFAIDAEQRKTAVELSTLLGRDTVVADGAVHQAVHRMWARMGAAVLLMPTGAAVRTIAPMLVQDESSPAVVCVTEGFVVVLAGGSSGGANALADRIAEVLGLTMVQSTGSDNTGDTVLEQLVDQLDATVDGDIQECAAAMLDGEPIRLLNPMGFELPPMPDNVGQNNGARWTIVIDDRLAEPVADGELLRIVPRTLVVGLGASKGVSGDEVTSVLSMLEWDFGLDLRAVRAFASIDLKAREEGVLQALEDWNFWHGQGSVGEDPPQLLTYPADTLSTVDVPNPSPVVQRETGTPSVAEAAALYAAAEMAQGRAVELVVPKAKGANVTVAAARIRP; this is encoded by the coding sequence GTGATCGGCCTGTTCGCCATCGACGCGGAGCAGCGCAAGACCGCCGTCGAGCTGTCGACGCTGCTGGGCCGGGACACCGTGGTCGCGGACGGCGCGGTGCACCAGGCCGTGCACCGGATGTGGGCCCGGATGGGCGCGGCCGTGCTGCTGATGCCGACCGGCGCCGCGGTGCGGACCATCGCGCCGATGCTGGTGCAGGACGAGTCCTCGCCGGCGGTCGTGTGCGTCACCGAGGGCTTCGTGGTGGTGCTGGCCGGCGGCAGCTCCGGCGGGGCCAACGCGCTCGCCGACCGGATCGCCGAGGTGCTCGGGCTGACCATGGTGCAGTCCACCGGCAGCGACAACACCGGCGACACCGTGCTGGAGCAGCTGGTCGACCAGCTCGACGCCACTGTGGACGGTGACATCCAGGAGTGCGCGGCGGCGATGCTCGACGGCGAGCCGATCCGGCTGCTCAACCCGATGGGCTTCGAACTGCCGCCGATGCCCGACAACGTCGGCCAGAACAACGGCGCCCGCTGGACGATCGTGATCGACGACCGGCTCGCCGAGCCGGTGGCCGACGGCGAGCTGCTGCGCATCGTGCCGCGCACGCTGGTGGTCGGCCTCGGCGCGTCCAAGGGCGTGTCCGGTGACGAGGTCACCTCCGTGCTGTCCATGCTGGAGTGGGACTTCGGGCTGGACCTCCGTGCGGTGCGGGCGTTCGCCAGCATCGACCTGAAGGCCCGCGAGGAAGGCGTGCTGCAGGCCTTGGAGGACTGGAACTTCTGGCACGGGCAGGGCAGCGTCGGCGAGGATCCGCCGCAGCTGCTGACCTATCCGGCCGACACGCTGTCCACTGTGGACGTTCCGAATCCGAGTCCGGTGGTGCAGCGCGAAACCGGCACGCCGAGCGTGGCCGAGGCGGCGGCGCTGTACGCGGCGGCGGAGATGGCGCAGGGGCGGGCCGTGGAACTGGTGGTGCCGAAGGCCAAGGGCGCCAATGTGACGGTGGCGGCGGCGCGCATCAGGCCGTAG
- a CDS encoding precorrin-8X methylmutase has protein sequence MTDQLSVLRSRVDTGHLPPLTRAVVERVILTTADPTWLGDLVLDEAALAAGRDALGAGAPLVVDVRMLAAAVAPREAVIGLDMPGVAELAKAEGTTRSAAGIRLAAKAFPDGAVWAVGNAPTALQEVLRLAADGSLRPALVVGIPVGFVGSVDAKAALRRSGLPAASSATERGGAAIAGSVVNALVDAWQADGHVR, from the coding sequence GTGACCGACCAGCTCTCTGTCCTGCGGTCCCGGGTGGACACCGGGCACCTGCCGCCGCTCACCCGCGCCGTCGTGGAGCGGGTGATACTCACCACTGCCGACCCGACCTGGCTCGGCGACCTGGTGCTGGACGAGGCGGCGCTGGCCGCCGGCCGGGACGCGCTGGGCGCGGGGGCGCCGCTGGTCGTGGACGTCCGGATGCTCGCCGCCGCCGTCGCGCCGCGCGAGGCCGTGATCGGGCTGGACATGCCGGGCGTCGCCGAGCTGGCCAAGGCCGAGGGCACGACCCGGTCCGCAGCCGGAATCCGGTTGGCCGCCAAGGCTTTCCCCGACGGAGCGGTGTGGGCCGTCGGCAACGCGCCGACCGCGCTGCAGGAGGTGCTGCGGCTGGCGGCCGACGGTTCGCTGCGGCCGGCGCTGGTGGTCGGCATCCCGGTCGGCTTCGTCGGCTCGGTCGACGCCAAGGCCGCGCTGCGGCGCTCCGGGCTGCCGGCGGCCAGCTCCGCCACCGAGCGGGGCGGGGCGGCGATCGCCGGTTCCGTGGTCAACGCGCTGGTCGACGCATGGCAGGCTGACGGCCATGTCCGTTGA
- the cobA gene encoding uroporphyrinogen-III C-methyltransferase, whose protein sequence is MSVEQHYLVGLDLAGRRVVVVGGGTVAQRRLPRLVASGAAVEVIAPHVTPAVQGMADAGELTWHQRRYADGDLDGAWYVVTCTQVTEVNEAVAAEAERRRIFCVRSDAGTQGTAVTPAVGEHDGLLVGVLSGGQPRRSAAVRDGVLTALRTGAVVDHPEKPREGGVALVGGGPGDPELITVRGRRLLSLADVVVVDRLGPMQLLDELPPHVRVVDAAKIPYGRAASQEVINSTLIEEAKAGKFVVRLKGGDPYLFGRGFEELLACAEAGVPVTIVPGVTSAFGVPAVAGVPVTHRGVAHEVVVVSGHVAPDDPRSLVDWTALARLKGTLVLLMAVERIRAFADALLEGRPADTPVAVIQEGTTRSQRVVRTTLAEVADRIAAEEIRPPAIVVVGPVAALGDHLG, encoded by the coding sequence ATGTCCGTTGAGCAGCACTATCTGGTCGGACTCGACCTGGCCGGCCGGCGCGTGGTCGTGGTCGGCGGCGGCACCGTCGCGCAGCGCCGGCTGCCCCGCTTGGTCGCGTCCGGCGCGGCGGTCGAGGTGATCGCGCCGCACGTCACGCCGGCCGTGCAGGGCATGGCCGACGCCGGCGAGCTGACCTGGCACCAGCGGCGGTACGCCGACGGCGACCTCGACGGCGCCTGGTACGTCGTCACCTGCACGCAGGTGACCGAGGTCAACGAGGCCGTCGCCGCTGAGGCCGAGCGCCGCCGCATCTTCTGCGTCCGGTCCGACGCCGGCACCCAGGGCACCGCCGTCACGCCGGCCGTCGGGGAGCACGACGGGTTGCTGGTCGGCGTGCTGTCCGGCGGGCAGCCCCGGCGCTCCGCCGCCGTGCGGGACGGCGTGCTCACGGCGCTGCGGACCGGCGCAGTGGTCGATCACCCGGAGAAGCCCCGCGAGGGCGGCGTCGCGCTGGTCGGCGGCGGTCCCGGCGACCCGGAGCTGATCACCGTGCGGGGCCGGCGGCTGCTGTCGCTGGCCGACGTCGTCGTGGTCGACCGGCTCGGGCCGATGCAGCTGCTCGACGAGCTGCCGCCGCACGTGCGGGTGGTGGACGCGGCCAAGATCCCGTACGGGCGGGCGGCCAGCCAGGAAGTGATCAACTCGACGCTGATCGAGGAGGCCAAGGCCGGCAAGTTCGTGGTGCGGCTCAAGGGCGGCGACCCGTACCTGTTCGGGCGGGGCTTCGAGGAGCTGCTGGCGTGCGCCGAGGCCGGCGTGCCGGTGACGATCGTGCCCGGCGTGACCAGCGCCTTCGGTGTGCCGGCGGTCGCCGGCGTGCCCGTGACGCACAGGGGTGTCGCACACGAGGTGGTGGTGGTGTCCGGGCACGTCGCCCCGGACGACCCCCGGTCCCTGGTCGACTGGACGGCGCTGGCCCGGCTCAAGGGCACGCTCGTGCTGCTGATGGCCGTGGAACGGATCCGCGCCTTCGCCGACGCCCTGCTTGAGGGCCGCCCCGCCGACACGCCCGTGGCCGTCATCCAGGAAGGCACCACCCGGTCGCAGCGGGTCGTGCGGACGACACTGGCCGAGGTCGCGGACCGGATCGCCGCCGAGGAGATCCGCCCGCCGGCCATCGTGGTGGTCGGCCCCGTAGCCGCCCTGGGCGACCACCTGGGCTGA
- a CDS encoding DEAD/DEAH box helicase encodes MPAPSSDRRYGNSSSSRGGNGGYRRRPNRRSSKPVEAYQPSIAEDIPSTLPEGPLPSFEELGLAKPLLDALTANGIAEPFPIQAATLPDTMAGRDVLGRGQTGSGKTLAFGLALLSRLNGGHAKPLHPRAIVLVPTRELAMQVSDALTPYARALGLWCRTVVGGTSFTRQSDQLRRGVDLLIATPGRLSDHVRQGTCVLSDVEFTALDEADQMADMGFMPQVRAILDLVAPGGQKLLFSATLDRDVDKLVREYLNNPVVHSVSPPTGSVTTMEHHLLMVSNDDKPDVINEVAAREGRTIMFVRTKHHVDRLTKKLRSIGVHAGALHGGKAQNARTRVLNEFRDGTTPVLVATDVAARGIHVDDVSLVVHVDPPADPKDYLHRAGRTARAGQSGTVVTLVTHDQRRAVHGLTSRAGVKPTSTNVRPGDEELVRITGARVPSGEPVPEFVPKKRTPRPGGVGGGGQRRSWGDRGERSSAERGGRSWGERRHGGERGSRGDHGHGGPRGEGRSYGGERRRSYNH; translated from the coding sequence GTGCCCGCACCATCGTCCGACCGCCGTTACGGCAACTCTTCTTCCTCCCGCGGTGGCAACGGCGGTTACCGTCGCCGCCCGAACCGTCGCAGCAGCAAGCCCGTCGAGGCCTACCAGCCGAGCATCGCCGAGGACATCCCCTCGACGCTGCCGGAGGGCCCGCTCCCCTCGTTCGAGGAGTTGGGGCTGGCCAAGCCCCTGCTGGACGCGCTGACCGCCAACGGCATCGCCGAGCCGTTCCCGATCCAGGCCGCCACCCTGCCCGACACCATGGCCGGCCGGGACGTGCTCGGCCGCGGGCAGACCGGCTCCGGCAAGACGCTGGCCTTCGGCCTGGCGCTGCTCAGCCGGCTCAACGGCGGCCACGCCAAGCCGCTGCACCCGCGGGCCATCGTGCTCGTGCCCACCCGTGAGCTGGCCATGCAGGTCAGCGACGCCCTCACCCCGTACGCGCGGGCGCTGGGCCTGTGGTGCCGGACCGTCGTCGGCGGCACTTCGTTCACCCGCCAGTCCGACCAGCTGCGCCGCGGCGTCGACCTGCTGATCGCCACTCCGGGCCGGCTGTCCGACCACGTCCGGCAGGGCACCTGCGTGCTGTCCGACGTGGAGTTCACCGCGCTGGACGAGGCCGACCAGATGGCCGACATGGGCTTCATGCCGCAGGTCCGCGCCATTCTCGACCTGGTCGCGCCGGGCGGGCAGAAGCTGCTGTTCTCCGCCACCCTGGACCGGGACGTGGACAAGCTGGTCCGCGAGTACCTGAACAACCCGGTCGTGCACTCGGTGTCGCCGCCCACCGGCAGCGTCACCACCATGGAGCACCACCTGCTGATGGTCTCCAACGACGACAAGCCGGACGTGATCAACGAGGTCGCCGCCCGCGAGGGCCGCACGATCATGTTCGTCCGCACCAAGCACCACGTGGACCGGCTGACCAAGAAGCTGCGCTCCATCGGCGTGCACGCCGGCGCGCTGCACGGCGGCAAGGCGCAGAACGCCCGCACCCGGGTGCTCAACGAGTTCCGGGACGGCACCACCCCGGTGCTGGTGGCCACCGACGTCGCCGCCCGCGGCATCCACGTCGACGACGTCAGCCTGGTCGTGCACGTGGACCCGCCGGCCGACCCGAAGGACTACCTGCACCGCGCCGGCCGCACCGCGCGGGCCGGCCAGTCCGGCACCGTCGTCACCCTGGTCACGCACGACCAGCGGCGCGCCGTGCACGGCCTGACCTCGCGGGCCGGCGTGAAGCCGACCAGCACCAACGTCCGCCCCGGCGACGAGGAGCTGGTCCGCATCACCGGCGCCCGCGTGCCGAGCGGCGAGCCGGTGCCGGAGTTCGTGCCGAAGAAGCGCACCCCGCGTCCGGGCGGCGTCGGCGGTGGCGGCCAGCGCCGCAGCTGGGGCGACCGCGGCGAGCGGTCCTCCGCCGAGCGCGGCGGCCGCAGCTGGGGCGAGCGTCGTCACGGCGGCGAGCGTGGCAGCCGGGGCGACCACGGTCACGGCGGTCCCCGTGGCGAGGGCCGCAGCTACGGCGGCGAGCGCCGTCGCAGCTACAACCACTGA
- a CDS encoding serine protein kinase RIO, which produces MREHDFDFDLPDSYPTSDRRRGRRRFDDDEPRPTRRGRLTEEARGLLAQARADAMETDALPEGADRWSTWGDGDLGPEPRPEWLITEAAAVDHELGPVKTGKEADVFLLRRSLPGAGRATLLAAKRYRSNEHRMFHRDAGYLEGRRLRKSREMRAVATRTTFGRNLIAEQWAIAEFAALCRLWTVGVPVPYPVQRTGTELLLEFLGDPDGAAAPRLAQLRPVGPQLRELWYQLVEALRAMASMGLAHGDLSAYNLLVHDNRLMLIDLPQVVDIVANPRGPEFLARDVRNITSWFAAKGLPVELANAEALIGELLAEAGMG; this is translated from the coding sequence GTGCGCGAGCACGACTTCGATTTCGACCTGCCCGACAGTTACCCCACCTCTGACCGGCGCCGCGGCAGGCGCCGGTTCGACGACGACGAACCCCGTCCCACCCGCCGCGGCCGCCTGACCGAGGAGGCCAGGGGGCTGCTCGCCCAGGCGCGCGCGGACGCGATGGAGACGGACGCGCTGCCCGAGGGGGCCGACCGCTGGTCCACCTGGGGCGACGGCGACCTGGGCCCCGAGCCCCGGCCCGAGTGGCTGATCACCGAGGCCGCGGCCGTCGACCACGAGCTGGGGCCGGTGAAGACCGGCAAGGAGGCCGACGTCTTCCTGCTGCGCCGGTCGCTGCCCGGCGCCGGCCGAGCGACGCTGCTGGCGGCCAAGCGGTACCGCAGCAACGAGCACCGGATGTTCCACCGGGACGCCGGCTACCTGGAGGGACGCCGGCTGCGCAAGTCCCGCGAGATGCGGGCCGTCGCCACCCGGACGACGTTCGGCCGCAACCTGATCGCCGAGCAGTGGGCGATCGCCGAGTTCGCGGCGCTGTGTCGCCTGTGGACGGTCGGCGTGCCGGTGCCGTACCCGGTGCAGCGCACCGGCACGGAACTGCTGCTGGAGTTCCTCGGCGACCCCGACGGGGCCGCCGCGCCCCGGCTGGCCCAGCTGCGGCCGGTCGGCCCGCAGCTGCGGGAGCTGTGGTACCAGCTGGTCGAGGCGCTCCGCGCGATGGCGTCGATGGGCCTGGCCCATGGCGACCTCTCCGCGTACAACCTGCTGGTGCACGACAACCGGCTGATGCTGATCGACCTGCCGCAGGTGGTCGACATCGTGGCCAACCCGCGCGGGCCGGAGTTCCTGGCCCGGGATGTGCGCAACATCACGTCCTGGTTCGCGGCCAAGGGCCTGCCGGTGGAGCTGGCGAACGCCGAGGCGCTGATCGGCGAGCTCCTGGCCGAAGCGGGAATGGGCTGA
- a CDS encoding SAM-dependent methyltransferase, giving the protein MDRPDWAPKDVDIEKASAARLYDFFLGGSYNFEVDRELGRKVAAVAPGVYDFTRLNRAFLRRAVAYLCDQGVDQFLDIGSGIPTAGNVHEIAQKANPDARVVYVDNEPVAVAHSDLLLEGNPNAVAIEADLRDPDSILGHEKTRQMLDFGRPIALLTVAVYHFIPDSDEPLALAARYRSALPSGSYLALSHVTMDAMGEQVRQLIDLYRDSQNPVTARSKAEFTAMFDGFDLVEPGVVFTPQWRPESPEDVGPHPEESAVYAAVGRKP; this is encoded by the coding sequence GTGGACCGGCCGGACTGGGCTCCGAAGGACGTCGACATCGAGAAGGCCAGCGCCGCCCGCCTCTACGACTTCTTCCTCGGCGGCAGCTACAACTTCGAGGTGGACCGGGAGCTGGGCCGCAAGGTCGCCGCGGTCGCGCCGGGCGTCTACGACTTCACCCGGCTCAACCGGGCGTTCCTGCGCCGGGCCGTGGCCTACCTGTGCGACCAGGGCGTCGACCAGTTCCTGGACATCGGCTCCGGCATCCCGACCGCCGGCAACGTGCACGAGATCGCACAGAAGGCCAACCCGGACGCCCGCGTCGTCTACGTGGACAACGAGCCGGTCGCCGTCGCGCACAGCGACCTGCTGCTGGAGGGCAACCCGAACGCCGTGGCCATCGAGGCCGACCTGCGCGACCCGGACAGCATTCTCGGGCACGAGAAGACCCGGCAGATGCTGGACTTCGGCCGCCCGATCGCGCTGCTGACGGTCGCCGTCTACCACTTCATCCCCGACTCCGACGAACCGCTCGCGCTGGCGGCTCGTTATCGCTCGGCGCTGCCCAGCGGCAGCTATCTCGCGCTGTCACACGTGACCATGGACGCCATGGGCGAGCAGGTCCGGCAGCTGATCGACCTGTACCGCGACAGCCAGAACCCGGTGACCGCGCGCTCCAAGGCGGAGTTCACCGCGATGTTCGACGGATTCGACCTGGTGGAGCCGGGAGTCGTGTTCACGCCGCAGTGGCGCCCGGAGTCGCCCGAGGACGTCGGCCCGCACCCGGAGGAGTCGGCCGTCTACGCGGCGGTCGGCCGCAAGCCGTAA
- a CDS encoding putative bifunctional diguanylate cyclase/phosphodiesterase has translation MTGESEQGGAMYPGLAEFARLWAGAVLPTSNVPLSRGELQVILTGFAELLTASVRADTFDHTQAIEVGHGLVATQLVGPKALDATIRVLGRQLRHEADDDRLVDLLGAVACGYVEALRDHIFQQQETLKKAVFRARDAAEKALRASERRFRTVFTESVVGIAIGDIQGHIVSSNLAMQEMLGYTADELRQRTPYDLMPRKDAEEVSAAYRKLINGTYTSLRSEQQMLRSDGEPIWVHIAVTLIKDENGQPDYPVVMIEDISDLHLLQDRWSHQVAHDPLTNLHNRALFVSKVETAVGGLGPGDRIGLACFGLDGMSVINAGVSDQVGDKILKTTADRLRAVVDDDTGLLGRVDGDRFALLVVRSTTPAMIGVVERAMARIAEPVLAGGREYSVTASVGIVERAAAGSDPSQLLADAELAMHWAKQDGRAQWQLFESDRGNRQRRDFVLAAQLPAALRGDQFTVEFEPIARIGDRSLAGFSTIVSWDHPEQGVLSAKDFLHLAERTGHMLPLGSWALRQACDQARQWHDEHGDRTPPVSVALPNRMVCDQEIVALLRAVVEASGARYDQLALEVDNSMLRDPDGDPAEVLTVLSDMGFRVLVSGMTANGCPHGLTDLPVHGVKLAADFVATLGEDDKPEPSAQRAIGDVVSAAQLAELPVYAVGVHHERHATALRELGVELGQGGHFGPPSLPFEVEPMIIAGTVDPDW, from the coding sequence ATGACGGGCGAGTCGGAGCAGGGCGGGGCGATGTATCCCGGCCTCGCTGAATTCGCGCGGCTGTGGGCCGGCGCGGTGCTGCCGACCAGCAACGTCCCGCTGTCGCGGGGCGAGCTCCAGGTCATCCTCACCGGCTTCGCCGAGCTGCTCACGGCATCGGTGCGCGCCGACACCTTCGACCACACCCAGGCCATCGAGGTCGGCCACGGCCTGGTCGCCACCCAGCTGGTCGGGCCGAAGGCGCTGGACGCCACCATCCGGGTGCTGGGCCGGCAGCTGCGGCACGAGGCCGACGACGACCGGCTGGTGGACCTGCTCGGCGCGGTCGCCTGCGGCTACGTCGAGGCCCTGCGCGACCACATCTTCCAGCAGCAGGAGACCTTGAAGAAGGCGGTGTTCCGGGCCCGCGACGCGGCGGAGAAGGCCCTGCGGGCCAGCGAACGCCGGTTCCGCACCGTGTTCACCGAGTCGGTGGTCGGCATCGCCATCGGCGACATCCAGGGCCACATCGTCAGCTCCAACCTGGCGATGCAGGAGATGCTCGGCTACACCGCCGACGAGCTGCGCCAGCGCACGCCGTACGACCTGATGCCGCGCAAGGACGCCGAGGAGGTGTCCGCCGCCTACCGCAAGCTGATCAACGGCACGTACACCTCGCTGCGCTCCGAACAGCAGATGCTGCGCAGCGACGGCGAGCCCATCTGGGTGCACATCGCCGTCACGCTGATCAAGGACGAGAACGGCCAGCCGGACTACCCGGTGGTGATGATCGAGGACATCTCCGACCTGCACCTGTTGCAGGACCGGTGGTCGCACCAGGTGGCCCACGACCCGCTGACCAACCTGCACAACCGGGCGCTGTTCGTGTCCAAGGTGGAGACGGCGGTCGGCGGCCTCGGCCCGGGCGACCGGATCGGCCTGGCCTGCTTCGGCCTGGACGGCATGTCGGTGATCAACGCGGGCGTGTCCGACCAGGTCGGCGACAAGATCCTCAAGACCACCGCGGACCGGCTGCGGGCCGTGGTGGACGACGACACCGGGCTGCTCGGCCGGGTCGACGGCGACCGGTTCGCGTTGCTGGTGGTCCGGTCCACCACCCCGGCGATGATCGGCGTCGTCGAGCGGGCGATGGCCCGGATCGCCGAGCCGGTGCTGGCCGGGGGCCGCGAGTACTCGGTGACGGCCAGCGTCGGCATCGTGGAGCGGGCGGCGGCCGGCTCGGATCCGTCGCAGCTGCTGGCGGACGCGGAGCTGGCCATGCACTGGGCCAAGCAGGACGGTCGGGCCCAGTGGCAGCTGTTCGAGTCGGACCGGGGCAACCGCCAGCGCCGCGACTTCGTGCTGGCCGCGCAGCTGCCGGCGGCCCTGCGCGGCGACCAGTTCACCGTGGAGTTCGAGCCGATCGCCCGCATCGGCGACCGCAGCCTCGCCGGCTTCTCGACGATCGTGTCCTGGGACCACCCCGAGCAGGGTGTGTTGTCCGCCAAGGACTTCCTGCACCTGGCCGAGCGCACGGGGCACATGCTGCCGCTGGGCAGCTGGGCTTTGCGGCAGGCCTGTGACCAGGCCAGGCAGTGGCACGACGAGCACGGCGACCGGACGCCGCCGGTGTCGGTGGCGCTGCCCAACCGGATGGTGTGCGACCAGGAGATCGTGGCGCTGCTGCGGGCCGTGGTCGAGGCCAGCGGCGCGCGGTACGACCAGCTCGCGCTGGAGGTCGACAACAGCATGCTGCGCGATCCCGACGGCGACCCGGCCGAGGTGCTGACCGTGTTGTCGGACATGGGTTTCCGGGTGCTGGTGAGCGGCATGACGGCGAACGGCTGCCCGCACGGGCTGACCGACCTGCCGGTGCACGGCGTGAAGCTGGCGGCGGACTTCGTCGCCACGCTCGGCGAGGACGACAAGCCCGAGCCGTCGGCCCAGCGGGCGATCGGGGACGTGGTGTCCGCGGCGCAGCTGGCCGAGCTGCCGGTGTACGCGGTCGGCGTGCACCACGAGCGGCACGCCACCGCGTTGCGGGAGCTGGGCGTGGAACTGGGGCAGGGCGGCCACTTCGGGCCGCCGTCGCTGCCCTTCGAGGTGGAACCGATGATCATCGCGGGCACGGTCGACCCCGACTGGTGA
- the yaaA gene encoding peroxide stress protein YaaA has translation MLVLLPPSETKSDGGAGGPLDLDALSFPELTPLRRKLSDALVALAADVPASLRALELSERQHHEVHRNAALLTSPTAPALSRYTGVLYDALDAKTLTKTEKSRADKRLAVASALFGVVRAGDPIPAYRLSGGSSLPGIGTLSSLWRPELEPVLAGADDLVIDMRSGAYAALARIPDAVTVKVIMPNGRTVSHHNKAYKGRLARVLVTAPKEPSSVSGLVRTATAAGLMLRQTGDRAVDLVVTD, from the coding sequence GTGCTGGTGCTGCTCCCCCCGTCCGAGACGAAGTCCGACGGCGGCGCCGGCGGCCCGCTCGACCTGGACGCGCTGTCCTTCCCCGAGCTGACGCCGCTGCGCCGCAAGCTGTCGGACGCGCTGGTGGCGCTGGCCGCGGACGTGCCGGCGAGCCTGCGGGCGCTGGAGCTGTCCGAGCGCCAGCACCACGAGGTGCACCGCAACGCCGCGCTGCTGACGTCACCGACCGCGCCGGCGCTGTCCCGGTACACGGGCGTGCTCTACGACGCCCTGGACGCGAAAACCCTGACGAAGACGGAGAAGTCGCGCGCGGACAAGCGGCTCGCGGTGGCGTCGGCGCTGTTCGGCGTGGTGCGCGCGGGCGACCCGATCCCGGCCTACCGGCTGTCCGGCGGCAGCTCGCTGCCCGGCATCGGCACGCTCAGCTCGCTGTGGCGGCCGGAGCTGGAGCCGGTGCTGGCCGGCGCGGACGACCTCGTCATCGACATGCGCTCGGGCGCCTACGCGGCGCTGGCCCGCATCCCGGACGCCGTGACGGTGAAGGTGATCATGCCCAACGGCCGGACGGTCAGCCACCACAACAAGGCGTACAAGGGCAGGCTCGCACGGGTGCTCGTGACGGCCCCGAAAGAGCCGTCGTCGGTGTCCGGCCTGGTCCGCACGGCCACCGCGGCGGGGCTGATGCTGCGCCAGACCGGCGACCGCGCAGTTGACCTCGTGGTGACGGACTAG
- a CDS encoding fibronectin type III domain-containing protein, which yields MKRALVLCCAAVGAALTACSAAAQPVAGTTLAATMTSPVDIRLDWTGTDPAAAGRIVEFATAPDGPWTTLQFMPVRQDSYTHPDLMPQTSFYYRLRPYYGPASDAVDVTVPGGSAGNDDKDWPAPATLPGGPAVTHSVRDGTPAGAPSGLKAKVLQSNGIQFTWTDNASDEEGYLVEDKPAGAADYKVVAVLDKDINSFALITLPDEDKASYRVRAFYYGPSSNVVTRKTGGQ from the coding sequence GTGAAACGTGCGCTCGTGCTCTGCTGCGCCGCCGTCGGGGCGGCGCTGACCGCCTGCTCCGCCGCGGCCCAGCCGGTGGCCGGCACCACGCTGGCCGCCACGATGACCTCGCCCGTCGACATCAGGCTGGACTGGACCGGGACCGATCCGGCCGCCGCCGGGCGGATCGTCGAGTTCGCCACCGCGCCGGACGGGCCGTGGACGACGTTGCAGTTCATGCCGGTGCGTCAGGACAGCTACACCCATCCCGACCTGATGCCGCAGACCTCGTTCTACTACCGGCTCCGGCCCTACTACGGGCCGGCGTCCGACGCCGTCGACGTCACCGTGCCGGGCGGTTCCGCCGGCAACGACGACAAGGACTGGCCCGCCCCCGCCACCCTGCCCGGCGGGCCGGCGGTCACCCACTCCGTCCGGGACGGCACGCCCGCCGGCGCGCCGTCCGGGCTGAAGGCGAAAGTCCTTCAGTCCAACGGCATCCAGTTCACCTGGACCGACAACGCCAGCGATGAGGAGGGATACCTGGTCGAGGACAAACCGGCCGGCGCCGCCGACTACAAGGTGGTCGCCGTGCTGGACAAGGACATCAACTCCTTCGCCCTGATCACCCTGCCGGACGAGGACAAGGCGTCGTACCGGGTCCGGGCCTTCTACTACGGCCCGTCCTCCAACGTCGTGACCAGGAAAACCGGAGGTCAGTGA